A window of Marmota flaviventris isolate mMarFla1 chromosome 20, mMarFla1.hap1, whole genome shotgun sequence contains these coding sequences:
- the H1-8 gene encoding histone H1.8, translated as MAPSGITSIATSSAPARSSGPSGSEKPGQSYNWVFRRNPTMLRMVLEALKAREQPRGMSRGMSVVAIKVYIQSKYPTAADAGRFKYLLKQALDTGMRRGLLTRPVNSRARGATGSFKLVPKYKKKVQARKTSVPKVPRRPREAVGKGSKKPGVEQKEASISGQAARTVPRPGPANQKVPKRGRGEAKDTKATKPPPKPAKATRAPSSANGTSEKGRAKGKRRQPDAEACGRPKVKNASSEVKNAGSKPADGQVKSGVSSPPRRKMAAKTPKEKVGQGPGQRSRPKAAAVPRKGDGSTPVPSAVARKTEAPEGLRKPRLPTKSPSSKARSKKVEAEK; from the exons GCCAAAGCTACAACTGGGTCTTCCGCCGGAATCCCACGATGCTCCGCATGGTGCTGGAGGCGCTGAAGGCCAGGGAGCAGCCGCGGGGCATGTCGCGGGGCATGTCGGTGGTGGCCATCAAAGTCTACATCCAGAGCAAGTACCCGACGGCGGCGGACGCCGGGCGCTTCAAGTACCTGCTGAAGCAGGCCCTGGACACCGGCATGCGGAGAGGACTGCTCACCAGGCCGGTCAACTCCAGGGCCAGGGGCGCCACCGGCAGCTTCAAA ctgGTCCCCAAGTACAAGAAGAAAGTCCAGGCCAGGAAGACGTCGGTCCCCAAGGTCcccaggaggcccagggaggctgTTGGGAAGGGCTCCAAGAAACCAGGCGTGGAGCAGAAGGAAGCGTCCATCTCTGGCCAGGCAGCGAGGACCGTCCCCAGGCCAGGGCCAGCCAACCAGAAGGTCCCCAAGAGAGGCCGCGGGGAGGCCAAGGACACCAAGGCCACCAAGCCTCCCCCCAAGCCAGCCAAGGCCACTCGGGCCCCTTCCAGTGCCAATGGGACCAGTGAGAAGGGAAGAGCCAAGGGCAAGAGGCGTCAGCCAG ATGCAGAGGCTTGTGGGAGACCCAAGGTGAAGAACGCAAGCTCAGAGGTGAAGAACGCGGGTTCAAAGCCCGCTGACGGGCAG GTCAAGAGTGGAGTCTCCTCCCCACCCAGAAGGAAGATGGCAGCCAAGACCCCTAAAGAGAAGGTTGGCCAGGGGCCTGGGCAGAGATCAAGACCCAAAGCTGCTGCTGTCCCTCGGAAGGGTGATGGGTCCACACCTGTCCCCTCAGCTGTGGCCAGGAAGACAGAGGCCCCCGAGGGCCTGAGAAAGCCCCGGCTGCCCACCAAGTCCCCATCCTCCAAAGCACGCAGCAAGAAGGTGGAGGCCGAGAAGTAG